In the genome of Thermoplasmata archaeon, one region contains:
- a CDS encoding winged helix-turn-helix transcriptional regulator: MVRCIADEELCRTGFSYTLSLINGKYKMTILYTLMEFGSVRFNEMKRYIAGVSDKTLSSALKELEQDGLVHREMYPQIPPKVEYSLTETGKSLIPLLDGMCEWGDRHRPEQL, translated from the coding sequence ATGGTAAGATGTATCGCGGACGAAGAACTGTGCAGAACGGGTTTCAGCTACACCCTCTCCCTGATCAACGGGAAGTACAAGATGACAATACTTTACACGCTGATGGAATTCGGTTCCGTCAGATTCAACGAGATGAAGAGGTACATCGCAGGAGTATCCGATAAGACACTCAGTTCGGCGCTCAAGGAACTGGAGCAGGACGGTCTGGTGCACAGGGAGATGTATCCTCAGATACCCCCGAAGGTCGAATATTCCCTGACAGAGACCGGAAAATCACTGATTCCCCTCCTGGACGGGATGTGCGAATGGGGGGACAGGCACCGCCCGGAACAGCTTTGA
- a CDS encoding flavin oxidoreductase, with protein MKKDLGSVPAVCPMPVLIISAYDDKGNINLMNAAWGMICQMDKIALFIDEDHKTTQNILSAKSFTVGLADRKTMVPADYVGIVSGNKVPDKFAHSGLHAVRSSHVNAPLIEEFPISLECDLAEVVKTENMYAVVGKIVNVCADEEIVAENGKIDISKTDLIMFDQFNWNYNLLGEKVGKAGQIGKELK; from the coding sequence ATGAAGAAGGATCTGGGATCCGTACCGGCAGTCTGTCCGATGCCCGTACTCATAATATCGGCATACGACGACAAGGGAAACATCAACCTGATGAATGCAGCTTGGGGCATGATATGTCAAATGGACAAGATCGCCCTGTTCATCGACGAGGATCACAAGACCACTCAGAACATACTTTCTGCCAAATCCTTCACAGTGGGATTGGCCGACAGGAAGACAATGGTCCCTGCGGATTATGTGGGGATCGTGTCCGGGAACAAGGTTCCCGATAAGTTCGCGCATTCTGGACTTCATGCAGTGAGGAGCAGCCATGTGAACGCTCCGCTGATCGAGGAGTTCCCAATCTCCCTGGAATGCGATCTCGCAGAAGTGGTGAAGACGGAGAACATGTACGCAGTCGTAGGAAAGATCGTCAACGTCTGTGCCGACGAGGAGATTGTCGCGGAGAACGGCAAGATAGACATATCGAAGACAGATCTCATCATGTTCGACCAATTCAATTGGAACTACAACCTTCTCGGGGAGAAGGTCGGAAAGGCCGGACAGATTGGAAAAGAACTCAAATGA
- the gyrA gene encoding DNA gyrase subunit A, with protein sequence MDEEQPTKRIINQTVEQEMQRSYIDYSMSVIVGRALPDVRDGLKPVHRKILYAMDQLSLTYNRPHKKSATVVGEVLGKYHPHGDSAAYEAMVRLAQPFSLRYPLVDGQGNFGSVDGDSAAAMRYTEARMSKMASDLLLDLDKETVDMVDNYDGSLKEPSVLPSKFPNLLVNGSDGIAVGMATKMPPHNLTEVCNAISYTIDNPEASVDDLMQYVKGPDFPTGGTIYGLSGIRSAYETGKGKLRVRSKVHFEDMDNGKTRIIVDEIPYQVNKAMLIMQIADRVKDKEIEGITDLRDESDRHGMRIVIELHKDAIPNVVLENLWRKTNMEITYGVINIALVDNKPSLLGLKELIVQYIKHRKSVVTRRTQFELDQAAKRFHILEGLMKAINMLDETIALIRESADGEAANLGLQNLLGIDSEQAKAILDMRLQKLTGLELDSIKKEYDELIVLMNDLKDILAHEQRVLNIIKDELKQMSDTYGDERRTEIDPNEIDADEEDLIPNEKVVVTVSNDNYIKRIPLNTYKQQSRGGVGLTAMQTKEEDHVAAMFVMMSHDYILFITNKGRMQWLKGYRIPEGSRQAKGKPLVNLIPDLEEGEKIINSITTHDFPDDRYLVFCTRNGLFKKTVMSAYGNVRAKGIKAIKLDEGDELIAMGITDGSDQIIIASADGQAVRFDETDARPLGRDTMGVKGMTLSDGDKVVSMAVVKPGDRLLTVSENGYGKISDVDDYRKTKRGGKGVITIKTDERNGKVVSVRKVVTGDELMLQSKSGKIIRMQADSIRETGRNAKGVRVMDMRDGDKIIAVEPLMAEDSVPDEEQSDSPEVSGENQAQ encoded by the coding sequence ATGGATGAGGAACAGCCTACCAAGAGGATAATCAACCAGACAGTCGAGCAGGAGATGCAGCGCTCCTACATCGACTACTCCATGAGCGTCATAGTCGGACGTGCCCTTCCGGACGTCCGCGACGGACTGAAACCGGTCCACAGGAAGATCCTGTACGCCATGGACCAGCTCAGTCTAACATACAACAGACCACACAAGAAGTCCGCCACAGTGGTCGGAGAGGTCCTGGGAAAGTACCATCCCCACGGAGATTCCGCGGCATACGAAGCGATGGTCAGATTGGCCCAGCCTTTCTCCCTCAGGTATCCCCTGGTGGACGGACAGGGTAACTTCGGTTCGGTCGACGGTGACTCCGCGGCGGCCATGCGTTACACAGAGGCCAGGATGTCCAAGATGGCCAGCGACCTGCTGCTCGATCTGGACAAAGAGACCGTGGACATGGTGGACAACTACGACGGTTCCCTGAAGGAGCCTTCGGTACTGCCTTCCAAGTTCCCCAACCTGCTGGTGAACGGATCGGACGGTATCGCGGTCGGAATGGCCACCAAGATGCCCCCGCACAACCTCACCGAGGTGTGCAACGCCATCTCCTATACCATCGACAATCCCGAGGCATCCGTCGACGACCTGATGCAGTACGTCAAGGGTCCCGACTTCCCAACGGGAGGAACCATCTACGGCCTGTCGGGAATTAGGTCGGCATACGAGACCGGAAAGGGAAAGCTCAGGGTAAGGTCCAAGGTCCACTTCGAGGACATGGACAACGGTAAGACCAGGATCATCGTGGACGAGATCCCCTATCAGGTCAACAAGGCCATGCTGATCATGCAGATCGCCGACCGCGTAAAGGACAAGGAGATCGAGGGCATCACCGACCTGAGGGACGAGTCCGACAGGCACGGAATGCGCATAGTCATCGAGCTCCACAAGGACGCCATCCCCAACGTTGTGCTGGAGAACCTGTGGAGGAAGACCAACATGGAGATCACCTACGGTGTCATCAACATCGCCCTGGTGGACAACAAGCCCTCCCTCCTCGGTCTGAAGGAGCTCATCGTGCAGTACATCAAGCACAGGAAGAGCGTCGTCACACGCAGGACGCAGTTCGAACTGGACCAGGCGGCGAAGAGGTTCCACATCCTCGAGGGTCTGATGAAGGCCATCAACATGCTGGACGAGACCATCGCACTGATCCGCGAATCGGCCGATGGAGAGGCAGCGAACCTAGGTCTGCAGAACCTTCTGGGCATCGATTCGGAGCAGGCGAAGGCAATCCTGGACATGAGGCTCCAGAAGCTGACCGGACTCGAATTGGATTCCATCAAGAAGGAGTACGACGAGCTCATCGTCCTGATGAACGACCTGAAGGACATCCTCGCCCATGAGCAGAGGGTCCTGAACATCATCAAGGACGAGCTCAAGCAGATGTCCGATACCTACGGCGACGAGCGCCGCACGGAGATCGATCCCAACGAGATCGATGCCGACGAGGAGGACCTGATTCCCAACGAGAAGGTCGTCGTCACCGTTTCCAATGACAACTACATCAAGAGGATCCCCCTGAACACCTACAAGCAGCAGTCCCGCGGAGGAGTGGGGCTCACGGCCATGCAGACCAAGGAGGAGGACCACGTGGCGGCGATGTTCGTCATGATGTCGCACGACTACATCCTCTTCATCACCAACAAGGGACGCATGCAGTGGCTGAAGGGATACAGGATCCCCGAGGGAAGCAGGCAGGCCAAGGGCAAGCCGCTGGTCAACCTGATACCCGACCTGGAGGAAGGGGAGAAGATCATCAACTCCATCACCACCCACGACTTCCCCGACGACAGATACCTGGTGTTCTGCACCAGGAACGGTCTGTTCAAGAAGACCGTCATGTCCGCCTACGGAAACGTCAGGGCAAAGGGAATCAAGGCCATCAAGCTGGACGAGGGCGACGAGCTCATCGCCATGGGAATCACCGACGGAAGCGACCAGATCATAATCGCATCCGCCGACGGACAGGCCGTCAGGTTCGACGAGACCGACGCCCGCCCGCTGGGAAGGGACACCATGGGAGTCAAGGGAATGACCCTCTCCGACGGCGACAAGGTCGTATCCATGGCTGTTGTCAAGCCCGGCGACAGGCTGCTGACCGTGTCCGAGAACGGATACGGTAAGATCTCCGATGTCGACGACTACCGCAAGACCAAGCGCGGAGGAAAGGGTGTTATCACCATCAAGACCGACGAGCGCAACGGAAAGGTCGTCAGCGTCAGGAAGGTCGTCACCGGCGACGAGCTGATGCTCCAATCCAAGAGCGGAAAGATCATCCGCATGCAGGCGGACAGCATCCGTGAGACCGGACGCAACGCAAAGGGCGTCAGGGTCATGGACATGCGCGACGGTGACAAGATCATCGCCGTGGAGCCGCTGATGGCCGAGGACAGCGTCCCCGATGAGGAGCAGAGCGACTCCCCAGAGGTATCAGGGGAGAATCAGGCGCAGTGA
- a CDS encoding ATP-binding protein: protein MPRIVDETLQFKLKSKGAVWVKGPKWCGKSTTSKQFAKTIIRMQDEETRQQNIALAKLSPSDFLKGDTPLLIDEWQVIPFIWNQIRTEVDIRDAFGQFILTGSKKPKDIDDSEKHTGTGRITSLTMRPMTLYESGESDGSVSLEDLFNGGGAFSRCDKKLSDYAFYTARGGWPKAIGQERNVALEQAVDYLDGIVNTDMSNDDVRRDPERVRLLLRSYARNCSTQANNSTIKSDMIENDTMSLDEDTIASYVKALKGLYVIEESEAWNPNIRSKTAIRTSNTRYFIDPSIACAALDIGPEGLIGDLNLFGFLFENLCVRDLRVYAERLKGKVKHYRDSSGLEVDAVITLRNGDWAAIEIKLGSEEYIEEGASNLLRLVDCMDPRSKKPKFMMVLTGSGTAYRREDGVWVVPLGCLGP, encoded by the coding sequence ATGCCTAGAATCGTCGACGAGACTCTACAATTCAAACTTAAGAGCAAGGGTGCTGTCTGGGTCAAGGGTCCTAAATGGTGCGGAAAATCCACAACATCAAAACAATTTGCCAAAACAATAATCCGCATGCAGGACGAGGAGACCAGGCAGCAGAACATAGCTCTTGCAAAACTGAGCCCCTCTGATTTCCTGAAAGGTGATACGCCCCTTCTCATCGACGAATGGCAGGTCATACCGTTCATATGGAATCAGATCAGAACTGAGGTCGATATACGCGATGCATTCGGTCAATTCATTCTAACAGGATCAAAGAAGCCCAAAGACATCGATGACTCTGAAAAACACACAGGAACTGGGCGCATAACATCCTTGACCATGAGACCGATGACGCTTTACGAGTCTGGAGAGAGTGATGGATCGGTATCATTAGAGGACCTTTTCAACGGAGGAGGCGCTTTCTCTCGTTGCGATAAGAAACTATCCGATTACGCGTTTTACACAGCAAGAGGAGGATGGCCGAAAGCCATCGGTCAAGAACGTAATGTGGCCTTGGAACAAGCGGTGGACTATCTGGACGGTATAGTGAATACAGATATGTCCAATGATGATGTAAGGAGGGATCCTGAAAGGGTCAGACTTCTTCTAAGATCCTATGCCAGAAACTGTTCGACTCAAGCCAACAACTCAACGATCAAATCCGATATGATAGAGAACGATACGATGTCACTGGATGAGGATACCATCGCATCGTATGTCAAAGCGCTAAAGGGGTTGTACGTCATCGAGGAATCAGAGGCGTGGAATCCGAACATCAGATCTAAGACGGCCATTCGGACCTCCAATACGCGCTATTTTATCGATCCCTCCATAGCCTGTGCCGCATTAGACATAGGTCCCGAAGGCCTGATAGGCGATCTTAACCTATTCGGATTCCTGTTCGAAAACCTTTGTGTTCGCGACCTAAGAGTCTACGCGGAGAGACTCAAAGGCAAGGTGAAGCACTACAGAGATTCATCAGGACTAGAAGTGGATGCAGTTATCACCCTGAGGAATGGCGATTGGGCTGCTATAGAAATCAAATTAGGTTCTGAAGAATACATCGAAGAGGGTGCTTCTAACCTGCTGAGATTGGTCGACTGCATGGATCCCAGGTCCAAGAAACCAAAGTTCATGATGGTACTGACCGGATCAGGAACAGCATACAGAAGGGAAGATGGGGTTTGGGTAGTTCCCCTCGGCTGTCTGGGCCCGTGA
- a CDS encoding DUF531 domain-containing protein, giving the protein MGRGRITIGLYNSYDQNFREPHRRIIARAGDLAMAFEMNLALFGFPIPEECRTPVEVANWIAGTTSIGHHGDYFVDLAEKGRFQQFPYPSKGFPPQLGEPILTTCRAEPDKKVSVGQLTDMVENGQSILLVFGIGPHGVPKNVMKIPKYNLDITTGGFSLETCAALGSVCGALYAKLNY; this is encoded by the coding sequence ATGGGAAGGGGAAGGATCACGATCGGATTGTACAACTCCTACGACCAGAACTTCAGGGAGCCGCACAGGCGCATCATCGCCCGTGCAGGCGATCTCGCAATGGCATTCGAGATGAATCTGGCACTGTTCGGTTTCCCGATCCCGGAGGAGTGCCGCACGCCGGTGGAGGTGGCCAATTGGATAGCAGGGACCACCAGCATCGGCCATCACGGGGATTACTTCGTGGACCTCGCCGAGAAGGGCCGCTTCCAGCAGTTCCCCTATCCTTCCAAGGGTTTCCCTCCGCAGCTCGGGGAGCCGATACTCACCACATGCAGGGCGGAGCCGGACAAGAAGGTGTCCGTTGGGCAGCTCACGGATATGGTGGAGAACGGTCAGAGCATCCTTTTGGTCTTCGGGATCGGCCCCCACGGGGTACCGAAGAATGTCATGAAGATCCCGAAGTACAATCTGGACATAACGACGGGCGGATTCTCGCTGGAGACCTGCGCCGCTTTGGGATCGGTATGCGGCGCGCTTTATGCGAAGCTCAACTATTGA
- the thiC gene encoding phosphomethylpyrimidine synthase ThiC has product MATIMEEARRGVTPLIREIAKKEKVSEEFVRNGIASGRICVPCNPIHDPVPGAIGEGMSIKINVNLGTSRDMVDIEAESQKLKVALEYGADAVMDLSTGGDIDAIRARLLKECPVMMGSVPIYETGVLAARKNAIVEMTEDDIFNGIEKHAKDGMDFMTVHCGITKETVQWLKKSDRITDVVSRGGSFLTAWILHNEQENPLYKNFDYLLEMARKYEFTLSLGDGFRPGCIDDASDQAQISELMTLGHLVKRAREAGVQSMVEGPGHVPLDQIPMNMKLEKQMCDNAPFYVLGPLVTDIAPGYDHIVGAIGGAVAAQNGADFLCYVTPAEHLSLPDIDDVREGVIASKIAAHVGDLSRGIGRERDTRMAHARKKLDWATMFDTCIDEEKARRYRKRGCTEESEGCSMCGDVCAIKIVNIYMNEDKPDKKDDPKEDC; this is encoded by the coding sequence ATGGCCACCATAATGGAAGAAGCCCGCAGGGGCGTCACACCGCTCATCAGAGAGATAGCGAAGAAGGAGAAGGTAAGCGAGGAGTTCGTAAGGAACGGAATAGCCTCCGGAAGGATATGCGTGCCCTGCAACCCCATTCACGACCCGGTCCCCGGAGCGATAGGGGAGGGGATGTCGATAAAGATCAACGTGAACCTCGGGACATCCCGCGACATGGTGGACATCGAAGCGGAATCGCAGAAGCTCAAGGTGGCCCTCGAATACGGTGCGGATGCGGTCATGGACCTCAGTACCGGAGGGGACATAGACGCCATAAGAGCCAGATTGCTGAAGGAATGCCCAGTGATGATGGGTTCTGTACCCATATATGAGACGGGTGTCCTGGCGGCTAGAAAGAACGCCATCGTGGAGATGACCGAGGACGATATCTTCAACGGCATAGAGAAGCACGCCAAGGACGGAATGGACTTCATGACCGTCCACTGCGGAATCACTAAGGAGACCGTGCAGTGGCTGAAGAAGAGCGACAGGATCACCGATGTCGTCTCAAGGGGCGGATCGTTCCTCACGGCATGGATCCTCCACAACGAGCAGGAGAATCCGCTCTACAAGAACTTCGACTATCTCTTGGAGATGGCGAGGAAATACGAGTTCACGCTGTCCCTCGGGGACGGCTTCAGGCCCGGATGCATAGACGACGCGAGCGACCAGGCACAGATATCGGAATTGATGACACTGGGTCATTTGGTGAAGAGAGCACGCGAGGCAGGGGTTCAGAGCATGGTCGAAGGACCTGGACACGTCCCCTTGGACCAGATCCCCATGAACATGAAGCTTGAGAAGCAGATGTGCGACAACGCCCCCTTCTACGTCCTCGGACCCTTGGTCACGGACATAGCCCCCGGATACGACCACATAGTCGGAGCGATAGGCGGTGCCGTAGCGGCACAGAACGGTGCGGACTTCCTCTGCTACGTCACACCCGCGGAGCACCTCTCCCTGCCCGATATCGATGATGTGAGGGAAGGGGTCATCGCGTCCAAGATCGCAGCGCACGTTGGAGACCTCTCCAGAGGCATCGGAAGGGAAAGGGACACACGCATGGCCCACGCCAGGAAGAAGCTCGACTGGGCAACGATGTTCGACACCTGCATAGACGAGGAGAAGGCCCGCAGGTACAGGAAGAGAGGCTGCACCGAGGAGAGCGAAGGATGCTCCATGTGCGGAGACGTCTGCGCAATCAAGATCGTCAACATCTACATGAACGAGGACAAGCCCGACAAGAAGGACGACCCCAAGGAAGACTGCTGA
- a CDS encoding nuclear transport factor 2 family protein, producing MRSSIAEYKAVEEAAMNFVKSVAQGDSTHARKLFTDDAVLFGFLDGKLEHGSIEQFYHNVDTVSGGDSFKARIDVIDLEESLAVVRVLEEGWGGRIDFTDYLLLLKMDGEWKCVAKAYNQNSNTIKRD from the coding sequence ATGAGGTCTTCTATAGCAGAATATAAGGCAGTCGAAGAAGCGGCGATGAATTTCGTGAAGAGCGTGGCGCAGGGGGACAGCACCCATGCCCGCAAGCTATTCACCGACGATGCCGTCCTCTTCGGTTTCCTGGATGGGAAACTCGAGCACGGTTCCATCGAACAGTTCTATCACAACGTCGACACCGTTTCGGGCGGGGATTCATTCAAGGCAAGAATCGATGTGATCGATTTGGAGGAGTCACTTGCGGTCGTGCGTGTGCTGGAAGAGGGCTGGGGAGGGAGGATCGACTTCACCGATTATCTCCTCCTTCTCAAGATGGACGGCGAATGGAAATGCGTCGCCAAGGCTTACAATCAGAACTCCAACACCATAAAGAGGGATTGA
- the gyrB gene encoding DNA topoisomerase (ATP-hydrolyzing) subunit B — MDGNIQKAEEEYNADSIVALKGLEAVRKRPGMYIGSTDTRGLHHCVYEVVDNGIDEVMAGFATKVEVTINEDGSITVVDDGRGIPTEINQEEGKSGLEMCLTDLHAGGKFNQNSYKVSGGLHGVGVSVVNALSKKLIATVDRMGKRWRQSYQIGIPDGPVEEIGPSDRHGTTIQFWPDDEMFETVEFDYSTLQNRFRNQAFLNSEATITFEDKRTGKQETFHYEGGVSEFVQYLNRSKTPLHPQPIRISGERNGVSIDIAMQWTDGYNEEIDSFVNTIYTPEGGTHLTGFRTALTKTANDYGKQNNLLKDLTLEGSDIREGLTAIVSIKMSEPQFEGQTKAKLGSSVAQGAVSALMNEKLAEYMLENPATAQLIIKKAVQAYEGREAARKARDATRRKGVLETTSLPGKLADCSEKDPSLCELYIVEGDSAGGSAKQGRDRAFQAIMPIRGKILNVEKARPDKLLDHEEIKNLAIAIGGGIGKEFDISKIRYHNIVIMTDADVDGAHICTLLLTLFYRQMRPLIENGHVYIAMPPLYRVYKGKKQIYCYTEEEMAKAVAEIGQGCNVSRYKGLGEMNPQQLWETTMDPANRMMKKVYIEDGMLADQLFSVLMGDDVEPRREFIIEHAHEVINLDV, encoded by the coding sequence ATGGATGGGAACATACAGAAGGCCGAAGAGGAGTACAACGCAGACAGTATCGTCGCGTTGAAGGGACTCGAGGCCGTCAGGAAGAGACCCGGAATGTACATCGGGTCCACAGATACGCGCGGACTTCACCACTGCGTCTACGAGGTCGTTGACAATGGTATCGACGAGGTCATGGCAGGCTTCGCTACCAAGGTCGAGGTGACTATCAACGAGGACGGCTCCATAACCGTAGTGGACGACGGAAGGGGAATCCCCACGGAGATCAACCAGGAGGAGGGCAAGTCTGGACTCGAGATGTGTCTTACCGACCTCCACGCAGGAGGAAAGTTCAACCAGAACTCCTACAAGGTTTCCGGAGGACTCCACGGAGTGGGAGTATCCGTCGTGAACGCACTGTCGAAGAAGCTCATCGCCACCGTTGACCGTATGGGTAAGAGGTGGAGACAGTCCTATCAGATAGGGATACCCGACGGACCCGTCGAGGAGATAGGTCCATCGGACAGGCACGGAACGACTATCCAGTTCTGGCCCGACGACGAGATGTTCGAGACGGTGGAGTTCGATTATTCAACATTACAGAACAGGTTCAGGAACCAGGCTTTCCTCAACAGCGAGGCCACCATCACATTCGAGGACAAGCGCACGGGCAAGCAGGAGACCTTCCACTACGAAGGCGGTGTCTCCGAGTTCGTGCAGTACCTCAACAGGTCCAAGACACCTCTGCACCCCCAACCCATCCGTATCTCCGGTGAGAGGAACGGCGTAAGCATCGACATCGCCATGCAGTGGACCGACGGATACAACGAGGAGATCGACTCGTTCGTCAACACCATCTACACCCCCGAGGGAGGAACGCATCTCACGGGATTCAGGACCGCCCTCACCAAGACGGCCAACGACTACGGCAAGCAGAACAACCTGCTGAAGGACCTCACCCTCGAGGGATCCGATATCCGTGAGGGACTGACGGCCATCGTCAGCATCAAGATGTCCGAGCCCCAGTTCGAGGGTCAGACCAAGGCCAAGCTGGGAAGCAGCGTCGCACAGGGTGCTGTGAGCGCCCTGATGAACGAGAAGCTCGCCGAATACATGCTCGAGAACCCCGCCACGGCCCAGCTGATCATCAAGAAGGCCGTGCAGGCCTACGAGGGAAGGGAGGCCGCCAGGAAGGCCAGGGATGCCACCCGCAGGAAGGGTGTGCTCGAGACCACCAGCCTCCCCGGAAAGCTCGCCGACTGCTCCGAGAAGGACCCGTCGCTCTGCGAGCTGTACATCGTCGAGGGAGACTCCGCAGGAGGATCCGCCAAGCAGGGAAGGGACCGTGCGTTCCAGGCCATCATGCCCATCAGGGGAAAGATCCTGAACGTCGAGAAGGCCCGTCCCGACAAGCTCCTCGACCACGAGGAGATCAAGAACCTCGCCATCGCCATCGGCGGAGGTATCGGAAAGGAGTTCGACATATCCAAGATCAGGTATCACAACATCGTCATCATGACCGATGCCGATGTGGACGGAGCGCACATCTGTACGCTCCTTCTGACCTTGTTCTACAGGCAGATGAGGCCTCTGATCGAGAACGGGCACGTGTACATCGCCATGCCCCCTCTCTACAGGGTCTACAAGGGAAAGAAGCAGATCTACTGCTACACCGAGGAGGAGATGGCCAAGGCCGTCGCCGAGATCGGACAGGGATGCAACGTATCGAGGTACAAGGGTCTGGGAGAGATGAACCCCCAGCAGCTGTGGGAGACCACCATGGACCCCGCCAACAGGATGATGAAGAAGGTGTACATCGAGGACGGGATGCTCGCAGACCAGCTGTTCTCCGTGCTGATGGGCGACGATGTGGAGCCCAGAAGGGAGTTCATCATCGAGCATGCACACGAAGTGATCAACCTGGATGTGTGA
- a CDS encoding AAA family ATPase, whose amino-acid sequence MMNIQDAKDHIKDAIEAYMSKDDAGNYLIPRARQRPIMVLGAPGLGKTAIMSQIAAELGLGYVSYTITHHTRQSAIGLPMIEKETYGGYECTVTRYTMSEIITSVYDVIYNEGKKEGILFIDEINCVSETLAPAMLDLLQNKKFGPHLIPDGWVLVAAGNPPEFNDSAREFDVATLDRIRIIEVEPDTDVWLRYAMSNGVNDSIIYYLKVKPQNLLKIERTVDGIQFVTPRAWEDLSVVLNEFEGKGVWACIDVITQYIRDPEIAAEFNKYREFYRKYREDYNSDAILAGSFEAGPNTMSAEGRLAVISILIGRLNAEAGNAMSLEYAIDHLDREKGMTINEVRKKLKTNLTAEERAGLQFTLRCMNDLKTLEELTTQLGEAKDKFDTHVRNAMEFAKSTFGTGPETVSLLTGLISCYNVVMFSKPGGTLYAYNDELLSEGRNRKIKSMMEGLQ is encoded by the coding sequence ATGATGAACATTCAGGATGCCAAGGACCATATCAAGGACGCCATTGAGGCGTACATGTCGAAGGACGACGCTGGGAACTACCTGATCCCCCGTGCTAGACAGAGGCCCATAATGGTACTGGGAGCGCCGGGATTGGGAAAGACGGCAATAATGTCGCAGATAGCTGCCGAGCTCGGTCTCGGATACGTGTCGTACACCATCACCCACCATACCCGTCAGTCCGCGATTGGTCTGCCGATGATCGAGAAGGAGACCTACGGAGGCTATGAGTGCACCGTGACTAGGTACACCATGAGCGAGATCATCACATCCGTGTACGACGTCATATACAACGAGGGGAAGAAGGAAGGCATACTGTTCATCGACGAGATCAACTGTGTCTCGGAGACGCTAGCCCCTGCGATGCTGGACCTCCTGCAGAACAAGAAGTTCGGCCCGCACCTGATCCCGGACGGATGGGTGCTGGTGGCGGCAGGGAACCCTCCCGAGTTCAACGATTCCGCCAGGGAGTTCGACGTTGCGACCCTGGACAGGATAAGGATCATCGAGGTGGAACCCGATACGGACGTCTGGCTGAGATACGCGATGAGCAACGGGGTCAACGATTCCATCATCTACTATCTGAAGGTCAAACCGCAGAACCTGCTGAAGATAGAGCGTACCGTTGACGGCATACAGTTCGTCACCCCACGTGCATGGGAGGACCTGTCCGTGGTGCTCAACGAATTCGAGGGCAAGGGCGTCTGGGCATGTATTGATGTCATAACGCAGTACATCAGGGACCCGGAGATAGCGGCGGAGTTCAACAAGTACAGGGAGTTCTACAGGAAGTACCGCGAGGATTACAATTCGGATGCGATCCTGGCCGGTTCCTTCGAGGCCGGTCCCAACACCATGAGCGCGGAAGGGAGGCTGGCCGTCATCTCTATCCTCATCGGAAGGCTGAATGCAGAGGCAGGGAACGCGATGTCTCTGGAGTATGCCATCGACCATCTTGACAGGGAGAAAGGAATGACCATCAACGAGGTCAGGAAGAAACTCAAGACCAACCTGACGGCGGAGGAGAGGGCCGGGCTGCAGTTCACCCTCAGATGCATGAACGATCTGAAGACCCTGGAGGAGCTCACGACCCAACTGGGCGAGGCCAAGGATAAGTTCGACACTCATGTCAGGAATGCGATGGAATTCGCAAAATCCACGTTCGGTACCGGTCCGGAGACCGTCTCGCTGCTCACCGGACTCATCTCATGCTACAATGTGGTAATGTTCTCCAAGCCGGGAGGAACGCTCTATGCGTACAACGACGAACTGCTCAGCGAAGGCAGGAACAGGAAGATCAAATCCATGATGGAGGGATTGCAATGA